A segment of the Rattus norvegicus strain BN/NHsdMcwi chromosome 16, GRCr8, whole genome shotgun sequence genome:
cacacagagagaacttgCTATAAGAAATTTATTTggatataaagaaagagaaaactcaaggacataacatgggacaAGTAACAGTCTCCTTCAAGTCATATGACAAAtggcttcttctcctccttctcctcctcttcctcctcctccttcttcttgctcAGCGGCAACAGAGACGGTAGATGCGGCCATTGAGACCACATGCCCCAGTGAGCCGTTCTCCAGAAACACAGGCTCCGATTCTGCAATAGCAGGCTTGACCTGCCTTCACAACTGGGGAAGCAGATATCATAGGAAGTACTTAGTGCCTGACTCAGCAGGGAGGAAGAATCTTGGGCAATATTTGTGCTGGGTTAAGTGGGCTCTCTGCCTTGAATATTAGTGACAGCAGCATAAGCAATTACAATCAgtaggaaaaaaatacaaaaaataatcacaaaacTAAAGACTAATGCCCATTTGTCTTAATTTTGTTATCATTCTATGTGCTCCTGTCATTACATAAATATCTAACTCTatgccaatttttaaaataaaatagacaaagtAAAATGTAAGTGTAGCCATTtagatcttgaaaaaaaaaaacaagtagtcACTGAGTCTTTTTATGTATTATAACCATGATATTCACAAACAAGTGTTTGCAACAAGAAACTGATCTATTTGGCTCTTGCTGTTCACTGAGGAAAATAAAGAAGTAATAAAGTTGAATGAGTGGCCCAAATTCAGAGCTTACCTCTACCCCTCCTCTCTAGCCCATGTCTCGAGTATGATTATGTCTCTCACCTGCATCTTGGAGAACAGTGCCTTTATACCCTCCAAAGGATATGAAAATATCCTGGTCCTCCATGACCATATCCTGGTCTGGAGCCGCCTTAGCTCTTTCTTGGGGAGACTCTGCCTGGGTGTGGAGGGCCAGCAGGAGAAGGGTGATGAGCAGAGTGAGTGTCCTCATGGCTGTGGGTCTCCTAAGGGATGAAAAAAACATCAGGAactgtgtacacgtgtgtatgtgtgtgcgtgtgtgtgtgtgtgtgtgtgtgtgtgtgtgtctgtgagtgtgtgtgtgagtgtgcgtgtgtgtgtgtgtgtgtatgtgtgtgtctttctgtgcatATGGGGGTGTATGTGAAGAGAAGAATCTGAGATAGATCCTGCAGGGAGACAGTGTCTACATTGATAAGGAAAGGGatttctccttgaggacttcttgATACTTTTGATCTCACAGCTTCCCTCATGACAAATGGTCCAGTGTTCGGTGGCTGTCTTTGGTTTAAGCTGGTGAGGCTGAGGAGGACCCTGCTATTGTTTCCTGTTACAACCTTTTGGATTATGAACTTATACTTGAATGAgtgtttacattttaatgttaaaaagaagaaaagaaacagcagtCTCGTGCATTAAGTCTCAGGACCAATTCCTCTAAatctttaaagatgtatttttatctGCTATCTGAAGGTGACACTCAGGGGTGACACCTGAATCCTGATGGTGTAGAGAGTCAATGCTTGCTGACCACATTGGCCTTATTTCAAGTAAAGTAAAGACCTGGAACTAAGAAGTAAAAGCATAAAACTACTGGAAGAAAATTCAGAACTGGGTCTGTAAAGTGATGTCTTGCATGAAACCAAAGGATCTGGGAACAAGGCAGGTGGGCAAGGGGGATTGTGGGGTTGCACTAGGCTTTTCAGCCTTTGCACAGGTAAGGAAATAAATATCATGGTGAGGTAGCAAGTGAGAACATGGCATAAAACATTAGCAAAGGATACATTTGAAAAgaaactaggggctggagagatggctcagcggttaagagcaccgactactcttccagaggtcctgagttcaattcccagcaaccacatggtagctcacagccatctatagtaagatctggtgCCCTTGTCTGTCATATAtatgcagaacactgtgtatgtaataaataaatagatctaaaaaaatgtttaaaaaaaagggggggctggatagatggctcagtggttaagagcactgactgctcttcccaaggtcctgagttcaaatcccagcaaccacatggtggctcacaaccatctgtaatgagatctaatgccctcttctggtgtgtctgaagacagctacagtgtattcatatatataataaataaataaaatattttaaaaaaaagaaaagaaattaatatccaaaatatatagaaTATGGGTGCAGTAGCCAAAGCGTACCAATAACATGAGATATTTCTTACACTAGACAGACATGTTAAAGATTATATTATTATCTCTACTTCAATGACAAGGGCAACATTTATGTTTTGGGAAGTTTTGTGAGTTTCCCCTTAACCAGTACTTACTGTCCTTTTCTGATACCAGAgacccagctagaagaacactaGAATGGGGTCTAATGACATGGCCTCCTCCAGAGCACCCTTGCCTTTAGGGAGTCCCTTGTACCTAGGCCTCAGTGACATACCCATACTTTGAAAATTACATTCATTACTTACAGACCTTTGGCGTATGCAGGGAGAGCAGAGCAAGAGACACAGAACTCTTCTTTCCAGGCCTTGGGATACAGGAGCAGCTGAAACATCTTGGATAGACTTCCCCTATTTAAGGATCACTTGTGATGTCTTAACTTTTTGTGGTTAATTTCTATTGGATACCTCAAACACCTGTGGTGCAAGGGCAGTTAAGCAATTTGGAAAAGCTGGGAGCAAAGCGGGGCTTACAAAAGCGACTTCTTATTTATCGAGTCCAACACAAGATAACATCCATTTGTCCATCACTATTCACTCCAAGGATCTTGTGCTGTATAGCTCTGTGGCAGAAGTTTAATCACCTGTATCAGAAAGTATGAGAGAGCACACAGGAAATGTGTGGCCTGCAACTGAGGGCTTTTGCCTCTGGAAATGACTAGAATACATATTTCATGAGCATAAAGAGAAGGATTTGAGAAGTAGTTCTTAGTGAACCTCTCCAGGACCTAGTCCCAACTGTGAGAACTAGTTGTTAACTAGTTCCCACTGTGGGAACTAGTTAAGCCTTTCAGCAGAGCACAGATAGTACGCTATAGTGAGAGTGCACATTAGTTCCCCTGTAGATTCTAATGGAGTCTCTCATTTGATTgaagtatatatatatcaagTCATTCTCTGAATGAAGAGCATGCAAGCTTTCTTGGCCACTAATAAGGGTAAACAGTTCTCTAGAGCCATATGGGCAAAACATCCATGTCCTAGTTCCTTGAGACATGATGTCTTCAAAATGTCCCACTGGCTGGACACACGGCAGAGAGAATGAAGCTAGCTCCTCTTACCAAGTGGTATGTGATCAGAGGCATTATGCCTAAACCAGTACTGGCCATGTATCAAAACAATGTTAGACCCAGCATGGTCAGAATGGATATCCCATGTTGGAGATGAATTGACTTTGCACAATACAGTCTATAGGGGAAAACAGTGCTTTGACATGGCCTCAAATCCTCTGACACTGCTATTGGAATATAGGCATATCCCAGTTCTGCTTGAGCATAACATTTGTAATTTCTTGTTCAGTATCAAAAACTCACTCATGTCAACATGCTGTATTTTTCTCCAAGATTTAAAGTGTTAATATCTCATTCTTTTCTTTACTAGATGTAGTCAGAATGTTTAAGTCTTACTAAAATTGATATATGGAAATCATACCCACAAAGGTCATGACATTGACAAGTGGAGTTTTCTGGTAAGGTATTGGATTAAAAAGAAAGATCCCCAGGGATAGTGTGCTTCTTTTATAAAAGAGGCTCAGGGAACCACCTTATCCCTCCAACAAGGTGCTGATATTTTCTGAAAATGTCTTTTATAAGCCAGGAAATGGGCTATCACAAGAgagaaaaatcttttttatttaaaacttcagAGCACCAAGAACTGTAGGAAATGGTAAAATCTATGGGTATAATATGATTATTTTATGACTTTGTATGTGGTATCTTGTTATAGAAGACAAAATGAACTAAGTCAGATGTTCACACTGGAAGTCATCTGCCATAGTTTGAGAAATTCTGAGTCTTGCTTGGGGAACCACAGGGGAAGAAATGAGGCCTCTTAAACTGTTAGACCAGAACTATTTATACGCCGCTTTCTCAGGAAAAACGTTTTTGTtcataatgtttaaaaatatccaTCATCAAAGGCCACTCGGCTTCAGACAGGTTGATGATGATCCCCCCCATCCTGAGCCTGGATGGGTGGATTTACACTTACCATCTGCTGTCAGTTCCCAGCCCATATCAACCTCCTTCTGACACCAGTACCAACTTGCCAAGTATGCTCGAGTGCTTTTCTGCACTTAGTCCCCAAATCCTAGAGAATCACTGATCTCTAAGTTCATGGCACTGACCAAATGATACATATGAGCAGAACCCATGTGTGTATTGTTTGGAATCCATTTCTTCTTGTAATGATATCTAACACAGCAGTAGGAGAGCAGGGCATTTTCATGTACACACACGGTGAGAGAAGGTGGGACTTGTGATGGTTATTTTGAATATCAACCTTTGGTTTGTCAATGCATCGATAAAGTGGGGACTCCATCTTCTCACCTAGTATCTAAGAATGACCCACTTACACATCCTAGAGAAGTAGCATATGATGTTGTACTACTTGAGATGTTTTGATGAACTATACTGTTTATCCAGATTTCTGAAATGGCGATGCAGGAACAGGGTGCAACCCAAGTGGAGTTCAGGTCTCTGTCTTGGAGAGGGATTTAATGGGGTGCGCTTTATGACTTTGGTGATTTCTAGAACATGAGAAAAATGAGCATGTGTACTTTTCCTAGGATTTCAAACTACAAAGATTTCCTAGAACTGCCCTTCACTCTCTCTGCTATCATACGAGAGCcatcagaaacagaaaaagaaaggccaGGACAATACTTTTATTTCCTGAACCTTCTACTTTTTCTAATCTCTTAATGTTCTAAAGAATTTGAGTGAAAATTCTGATGTGAGGGTCGTTCTTTAACTGTGAATCTAGGTCGCACATCAACACACGTGGGAAGTATGATCATTCCTAACACAGAACATCTGATGTGAAAGAGCTGGGTCCAGGTGTTCCGGGAACACACTGGGTAACAGACTTCCTAGCTTACTCTAAAGACTGCTTTATTGAGGAACACTATCAAAGAAGCAGGGTCACCCCCTGAGGGGACAGGAAGGCAGAGGAATAGGTTACAAATCTGGAGTTTTAGATTAACACACAATGAGTGAGAATATAGACAATGGCAAGTATGTGGGCATGTGGTCATTGGCTAGCAGGCTAAAGACAGTGACCTCCTAAGGGGTCCAAGTATTAAGAAGATGGGAAGGTAAACATCTGGTCCACATTAGACTAGAGAGTCTTTTCCTCTAATCTGCAAGTTTCTTAAATGATCTGTGGAACTTTGAGTGGCAAAGGAAAGTTGGTAAAGCACAGGAAACTATCTCTTAATCTCTTATATTCTGCTTCGGATTTGAGAAAGAGTTCAgaagaccaaacattcaaatcaaaataaactaTTTGTGCTTGAGAGCTAACTTTGTGGATTGTAGCTTTGTATATTGTACATTATTGTCAAGAGATGTCTCTCAGTGGGTGAGTGGATAGAAAGAATTGGTACACATGTATAAACactctgtgtgagtctgtgtgtgtgtgtgtgtgtgagagagagagagagagagagacagacagacagagtcagagagacagagagagacagagagatagataaagagagaggagagagagagattgtgtgtatACATAGTGAAATGgtattcaacaataaaaagatGGAATTTTTATAACTGAGATGGCTCTGGAGGACACTTACTGTGTAATATCCAGACAGACAAAGTGAAGAACAACATGTTCACATATATCCAAAATAAGAAGCAATTTAATGGCAGGTGAGAATAGGATACTTGCTACTAGAGGCTGGCAAGGTCAAGGGTGGCTGGCAGTAGGTTGGTCAATGGGTACAGAATTACATTTACATAAGAGAAATGACTTGTGGTGGACTATTACATAATAGCATGGTCAGAAATAATAACGGATTATGTATTTCAAAACACTTAGTATAGTACAGTAGAATTTGAGTGTTTTGCCataacaaaattataaatatatgagGTGACAGATATGCTAATTCCACAACTTAATCATTTCACAAtacgcacatacatgcataaacactTACCATTATGCACCTAGTAATTTCACCACTGCAATAGGtcagtttaaaaataatgaactcTTGCATATCACAAGAAAATTTCAGCCTAAACTGCAAAATGGGAAGGAAGAATACATGAGCTTATTGCATCCAGGGTGAAGAATTTTCAACAGGGAGAGATGGTGGAATGATCTCTCTGGAGACAAAGGCAAGAGAGGCTTTTAGCTCTGTGATATAGTGGAGAGGCCTTGGAGAACGTTAGTAGGGAGCTTGATGAATATGACTGTGTCATGTGTTTGTTGATGGACACTTACTTTGTTATACTAACTGAGAACCTATACCTTTAGACTATTTCATTTCAGAAGGATGATGCCACATTTGACTTAATTGCTAAATTCTTTTTCCCCAGGTCACAAGTGACTTATTTAAAGTCTTGTGGGAATTTGGTATCTGCCCATTATGTTTGCATGATGAGTATTCTGCAATATTTGAGGGTAAAAGGATTAGACTGGCTAGAGTTAGATTTAATCTACATTCTCAATCACTAGAGATGACATATGCCATCGTTACTATAAACTTCCAAGTAAGATGCTTCTcgcatccttccttccccaaatGTGAGGAGGGCATTCAAATCTTCCAGTATGGTTCCTTCCCTATTGAATGCCCATAGGAATATTTACTGGGAACCCACACCATCTGTGCTACTGGAAGCTGCAATCTACAAGGTAACCACCACTGCTGTCCTTTCATCCATACatgattttcccttaaggagtgtGTGATGATTTAGAGCCTGACACTGACCACATTGTAGCATTACTGGAGAATCATGGTGCAAGGAAAACTGTCTATGGACTTTTGAATTTATCTTGAATATCTCCTGCAAGCTGCGTTAAGCTCTCCAAAGCTATAAGGAACTCACTTGAGAGTACCTTGTAGAGAGCACTGGACTCACTAGACAGGCCCACTTTCTGTATATGAAGAGGTTTCCTGTATAGAAAGTATATTTTGTCCTATACAAGTGCAGACACTGCAGATAACGTGCACATCATAATGTGTGATGTCCTGCTTTTCATCCTATCCATTCTATGACTAAAATTCTCTAACATTGCTAAAAGTTGTCTCCATAAAGCCATAAATAACCCACAGCTTAGAAGCCAGAGGCATAATACAGGCCAGGTTCATTAAAACTTCTACACCTTTAAAGGATACAGGTAGCTCTCTTAGAAGTGAGATTTTAGAACCATATAAACCTGAAGCCCAAAGTGGTTCCTTTCCTTAACATAAAGGCAATGTCTTATAGAGTGAGGCAAGTCTACATGAAGGAAGAGTAAAAAGTCAGGGGAGGCATGTGGTAGGATCAAGAGCATTCTGAACTTTCTTTAAATTTGTGTCTCAACCCAGGGGCATTTTTAAATTGTTAGTCGTTGGAGCCTGTATTTTGCAAGTAAAATCTAGATTATTTGTTCATCTGCAAATGTTTCCTTGAAGGTACTGAGACTATATATGCATAGTCTTGACTGAGCCTTATAGAGAACATCAAAAGAATGCAAACACACAGGAAGCATAGTGCAAGCAATTTATTGGAGATAAAAGAGAAGCTAAGTGGAGTGGTCATCAGCACTCAGCAGCAGTGGCCGAGAGCATGAGGTTGTCTTGTCTTCTCTGGTGTCCTTGCTCATTTATCCTTATACATGGCATCTTTGACCAAAATTTGGAATACTGCATTTTTGGGCAATGTCTCTTTAACAAGGATATTAATGCCATTAAATTTTTGAGGTATTGGAAACTCGGAGATACATTCCCCATTAGTTTAACAAATATAAGCATTGGCTattggagaaaatatttaaatgctaTTGAAATTAACCACTTCTTaggaaaagaaatattactaaattttcatttattgcaGAGTCAGGGCAGTTTGGGTCTTAACTTCATAGAAACTATGACATTTTGAAACATGTGATAAGTCAGTTAGCATTCTCCAGGTAGATAACCTGTACAGCGTATTATATTAGCTTATTTGACTAATTGctaaaatctttttttctcctcctatCAGAGGTTTTCACAATAACCCAATAAAGTAGCCACTTTATTGACCAATGTGTTGTGGGTTTGGAATGGAACTTGAAGAGGTTAATTGCATTACTCAGAGACACTAAAGGTTAGGCAACAGGGCTGTGGCCAAATCTATTGGACTTTACAACTACCCCACATTCAACCTTAACTTCTGTATTCTAGACTGCTACCCCCTGTCGTTTATTGGGattatttgtttccttgtttaGAACCTTATAGGAGATCAAGGTTGAAAGACCTCTGTTGGCAGATGGTCTCTCTACAACTTCTCATGCATCTGTACCTTTACTAATTCCTACCTCTGGGATTTGATGGAAGACCACCAATGAATAACGTGTACTCTCCAGAAATATCTGAAGAAAAGATTGTTTGGCCAGTAATCACATGTAATAACTCACATGTAAGATCACTGTTAAGAAAT
Coding sequences within it:
- the Np4 gene encoding defensin alpha 4 isoform X1, producing MFQLLLYPKAWKEEFCVSCSALPAYAKGLRPTAMRTLTLLITLLLLALHTQAESPQERAKAAPDQDMVMEDQDIFISFGGYKGTVLQDAVVKAGQACYCRIGACVSGERLTGACGLNGRIYRLCCR
- the Np4 gene encoding defensin alpha 4 precursor, with protein sequence MRTLTLLITLLLLALHTQAESPQERAKAAPDQDMVMEDQDIFISFGGYKGTVLQDAVVKAGQACYCRIGACVSGERLTGACGLNGRIYRLCCR